From the Nitrospiria bacterium genome, the window ACTCTGTGGCTGTTTTGATCCAGAGATCCCCTTTCTCCATCGGCGTCGCAGGGGAGGCCGGCCCCGGGATCAGGATCACCAAAAAGACGGCGGCGACTACCAATGTCCACGCTCCGATGTTCATCAGTTTATTCACAATAATCACCTCCCGAAACACGATTTTCCCATCCGTATTTCCTTATATTTTATCAATAAATTTCAGGTCCCTCTTTCCGTTTTGGCCGGCCGACCTTGGGTTCCGGATTCAGGCCGTCCTAACTACCGGATGGTTTGGGGGGCCGATTTGCTCCAAGTCGCTCAGACAACCCAATCGCCTTAAATCATTCAATACACGATGCTCCGATCCCCAGTCGCTCCACGAAACGCCGTCGATGTTCAAAACCGCCAAGTGGGACTGATACCGCCGGGCGAGATTTTCCAGGATCTCCTTTGAAAAATTCATCGGCGTCATTTGAGTGTAGACCGATTCGACCACGTCGTATTCGGCGGGAGTATCAACGGCCTCCCCGATGCGTTTGTAGGCAAGAAAAACATCCGGGACGCATAAGGCCATTAGATCCAGCATGGTTTTAAGCCGGAACACCATCACCAATGAATTCCACAAGCCTCCTCTTTGTATAAGGGTGTGGGCCGCGTGTGACCCGGGTTTTTCGATGAATTTCAAGACGGTTCGGATTTCCTCCGAGCGGTTATCTTCGACGGGGGGGCCCGGAAGGATATAGCCGTATTCGGATTCGGGTTCCCGCGGCTTGATCCCCAACAGGACCAATCGCGAAGGATTGCGTTCAACATACCGAAAGGCGCGTGCCACGTAATCCATGAAGGAGTCTTCTTCCACAATGAAATGGTCCGAAGGAAAGACGGCTACGACGGAGGCCGGATGTCGTTTGGATAGGTAAATCAACGGCAAAAAGAGTCCGGGCCCGGTGTCCTTGTTTTCCGGTTGTACAATAATCGTCTTCTCCCCACGTCTCGCGATTTGGCGTTGGACATCGAGATAGCGTAGGTGGCTCTTGTTGATGATGGTATAGAGATACTCCGGGGGGATGAGTTTTTCAACCCGGTAAAAGGTCTGTTCAAGCATCGATCGTGTTCCGTAGAGATTTACAAACTGCTTGGGCAGGGCATTCCCTCGAAGCCGTTGGACCAATGATCGCAGGCGCCTGCCGTCGCCCGCCGCCAGCACGATCCCGCAACGATGAAAGCCGTATGACGATTCCCGTGTTTTCTCTTCCATCATCATGAATTTCATCTCCCCCGAACGAATCACGGGTTTGGGTCGTGATTGGTTTACTGAGCGAACATTGCAAGGACGATACCAAATCGAAAAGTTACATTTAATTGGGTCGTCAGCAAGAAGAGAATCGGGAAATGGGAGCGGTTATCAGGTTTCAACACCCGATTTTCGGTAAATCGATCCTGATAGATGAGGATGCTGAACCCGCTTAAACGGGGAATGAGTCCGCTGTGATGCATGGTCCGGAATTTGCTTTAGGAAGTCTGCAGAAAGTGACTGTGACTTGAGACGTGAGCCCTTCGTATGATAGCATGAACGATATGTATTCCATCTGGTCGTTTAGGTCGCGCCTTACGTGGATGATGCTTCTGATCCTGTTGACCACGACGGGGTTGCTGTTTGTCCTGAATTATCAAATGGAAAAACAAGTGTTGACCGATCAAATCCGCCAGCGCG encodes:
- a CDS encoding sugar phosphate nucleotidyltransferase is translated as MMMEEKTRESSYGFHRCGIVLAAGDGRRLRSLVQRLRGNALPKQFVNLYGTRSMLEQTFYRVEKLIPPEYLYTIINKSHLRYLDVQRQIARRGEKTIIVQPENKDTGPGLFLPLIYLSKRHPASVVAVFPSDHFIVEEDSFMDYVARAFRYVERNPSRLVLLGIKPREPESEYGYILPGPPVEDNRSEEIRTVLKFIEKPGSHAAHTLIQRGGLWNSLVMVFRLKTMLDLMALCVPDVFLAYKRIGEAVDTPAEYDVVESVYTQMTPMNFSKEILENLARRYQSHLAVLNIDGVSWSDWGSEHRVLNDLRRLGCLSDLEQIGPPNHPVVRTA